From the genome of Agrobacterium tumefaciens:
TTCCTCGGCTCGCAAGTGCCGGGCCTTTCTGGAAGTGTCCGCGACAGGGCTGGACAGGCCGCCGAAATCGCAAAAAACAACCCTATGAAGGCCGGCGCACTTGCTGCGGCAATTCTCGGGACGAAAACGGGCCGCAAGCTCGCTGGCAATGCCGCGACTGTTGGCGGTATCGCTGCCATCGCCGGGCTTGGTTATCTTGCATACAAGAACTACAAGTCAGGCCAGGCGCCGGAGGCGGCACCGAAGCCGCAACCCGAACTCATCGCTCCACCGGCTGATTCAGCCTTTCATCCGCAGTCACCCGCACTCTCAAATGATTTCGCCCTGAAGCTTATCCAGGCCATGATTGCGGCAGCGAAGGCGGATGGTCATATCGACGCGGAAGAGCGAGCCCGT
Proteins encoded in this window:
- a CDS encoding DUF533 domain-containing protein translates to MFDAKKLLEQFLGSQVPGLSGSVRDRAGQAAEIAKNNPMKAGALAAAILGTKTGRKLAGNAATVGGIAAIAGLGYLAYKNYKSGQAPEAAPKPQPELIAPPADSAFHPQSPALSNDFALKLIQAMIAAAKADGHIDAEERARIMERVQVSGLDTEAEQFIEKELADPLDVDALVASARTEEQKVELYTASRLAIEADTRAERGYLDLLAGRLGLPDALVDHIEATVTAAKV